A single genomic interval of Cucumis sativus cultivar 9930 chromosome 7, Cucumber_9930_V3, whole genome shotgun sequence harbors:
- the LOC101219797 gene encoding protein DETOXIFICATION 54 codes for MEDGNPDASSNKAPSVSQVVEELKELWGITFPVTAMNFLVFFRQVVSVLFLGRIGSLELAGGALAIGFTNITGYSVMVGLAAGLEPICSQAYGSKNWDLLCLSLQRMILILLFATVPIGFLWLNLDNIMVFLGQDHLITSMAAIYCIYSMPDLLTNTLLQPLKIFLRSQKDTKPMMYCTLVAVGLHVPLNYMMVVVLGMGMRGVAMASVLTNLNIVGLMSGYVWVWGRKGEMRWTLKLGEVCGGMGPVMKLAVPSCLGICLEWWWYEIVTVLSGYLSNPTSAVAATGILIQTTSMMYTVPLALSGCVSTRVGNELGSGKPKKARVAAMVALGCAFVIGGINVTWTVILRQTWATLFTHDVLVKSLVSSALPIIGLCELFNCPQTTAYGILRGTARPAVGARINLASFYLVGTPVALALAFGLQLGFVGLWFGLLSAQLACALSMLYVVVANTDWEAEALKAKRLAGFEMTPTTLAHEETKELLDENGHQHYIF; via the exons ATGGAAGACGGAAACCCAGATGCTTCTTCAAACAAAGCCCCCTCTGTTTCTCAG GTGGTAGAGGAGTTAAAAGAGCTGTGGGGTATAACCTTTCCGGTCACTGCCATGAACTTCTTGGTGTTTTTTAGGCAGGTGGTCTCTGTTTTATTCTTGGGCAGAATTGGAAGCCTGGAACTAGCAGGTGGCGCACTAGCTATAGGATTTACAAATATTACCGGCTATTCTGTTATGGTGGGTTTAGCCGCTGGGTTAGAACCCATATGCAGCCAAGCCTACGGAAGTAAAAATTGGGATCTCCTCTGTCTTTCTCTGCAACGCATGATCTTAATCCTCCTCTTTGCAACTGTACCCATCGGTTTTCTCTGGCTTAACCTTGACAACATCATGGTATTTTTAGGTCAAGACCATCTAATAACAAGTATGGCGGCTATTTACTGCATTTATTCTATGCCAGACCTTTTAACAAACACCTTGTTGCAaccattaaaaatatttttaaggtCGCAAAAGGACACAAAGCCCATGATGTATTGCACTCTAGTAGCAGTTGGCCTTCATGTGCCTCTGAACTACATGATGGTGGTGGTGCTGGGGATGGGGATGCGAGGAGTGGCAATGGCTTCGGTGCTTACAAATTTGAACATTGTGGGATTGATGTCTGGATACGTGTGGGTATGGGGAAGGAAGGGGGAGATGAGATGGACTTTGAAGTTGGGGGAAGTTTGCGGAGGCATGGGGCCAGTAATGAAGTTGGCTGTACCGAGTTGCTTGGGAATATGTTTGGAGTGGTGGTGGTATGAAATAGTGACAGTGTTGTCTGGTTATTTATCCAATCCAACGTCGGCTGTGGCGGCCACTGGGATTCTCATCCAAACTACAAGCATGATGTACACCGTACCCCTGGCTCTCTCTGGTTGTGTCTCCACCAGG GTGGGGAATGAGCTGGGAAGTGGAAAGCCAAAGAAAGCGAGAGTTGCAGCAATGGTGGCATTGGGATGCGCATTTGTGATAGGTGGAATAAACGTGACGTGGACGGTGATTCTGAGGCAGACATGGGCCACACTCTTCACACATGATGTCTTGGTTAAATCATTGGTCTCTTCTGCTTTGCCAATCATAGGCCTCTGTGAGCTTTTCAACTGCCCACAGACCACTGCCTACGGCATCCTACGTGGCACTGCCCGTCCAGCTGTTGGTGCTCGTATCAATTTAGCCTCCTTTTACCTTGTGGGCACCCCTGTTGCTCTCGCCCTTGCTTTCGGCCTTCAACTTGGGTTTGTTGGCCTTTGGTTTGGGCTCCTCTCCGCCCAGCTCGCCTGTGCTCTCTCCATGCTCTACGTCGTCGTTGCCAACACTGATTGGGAGGCTGAGGCTTTGAAGGCTAAGAGGCTTGCTGGCTTCGAAATGACTCCCACTACTCTTGCACATGAGGAAACTAAGGAGTTGCTTGATGAAAATGGGCAccaacattatattttttag